From a single Clostridia bacterium genomic region:
- a CDS encoding sugar kinase, giving the protein MLLIVGTVPLPDLPLITGPVAADGQSLVVDGHALPCAQGTTAMVNAALVTSKHLGLEAPQVLLAGDIGSGQGSRQIYHYLIENLGRLTPQVLALHYCLPDIQLMRELIDAIDRLSARPTLVADAGAMYAAKAAGLASTFDVFTPDATEMAFLADPEAVHPAYINQHLFDTDIGQVPQLIDQAYRQKGAARVLLVKGAVDHIAKDGQILATIGEPDLPVLECIGGTGDTITGMVAALIHGGLAPQAAAWLAAQANRAAGQRARPTPATRIDRIIEEIPGALAQCLPTIGSA; this is encoded by the coding sequence ATGCTCCTTATTGTTGGCACTGTGCCCTTGCCCGACCTTCCCTTGATCACAGGTCCGGTAGCCGCTGACGGCCAATCATTAGTGGTCGACGGCCATGCCTTGCCCTGCGCCCAAGGAACCACCGCCATGGTCAACGCTGCCTTGGTCACCAGTAAGCATCTGGGGTTGGAGGCCCCTCAGGTGCTCTTGGCCGGCGACATCGGTTCCGGCCAGGGAAGCAGGCAGATCTACCACTATCTCATCGAGAATCTGGGGCGTCTAACCCCGCAGGTCTTAGCTCTGCATTACTGCTTGCCAGACATCCAATTAATGCGAGAGCTAATCGACGCCATTGATCGCTTGTCCGCCCGGCCCACCCTGGTCGCCGACGCCGGCGCCATGTATGCGGCCAAGGCGGCCGGATTGGCTTCCACTTTTGATGTGTTTACCCCCGATGCTACTGAGATGGCTTTTTTGGCCGATCCTGAGGCGGTCCACCCGGCTTATATCAACCAGCACCTCTTCGACACTGACATCGGCCAAGTTCCCCAATTGATAGACCAGGCCTACCGGCAAAAGGGAGCCGCCCGGGTGCTCCTGGTCAAGGGAGCAGTAGATCATATTGCCAAAGACGGGCAGATCCTGGCTACCATCGGTGAGCCCGACCTGCCAGTGCTGGAATGTATAGGCGGAACCGGCGATACCATAACCGGAATGGTAGCAGCTCTGATACACGGCGGGTTGGCCCCGCAAGCAGCTGCTTGGCTTGCGGCTCAAGCCAACCGGGCAGCCGGCCAGCGAGCCCGGCCCACCCCGGCCACCAGGATTGATCGGATAATCGAGGAGATACCCGGTGCCCTGGCCCAATGCTTGCCAACCATTGGCTCTGCATAG